A DNA window from Halichondria panicea chromosome 16, odHalPani1.1, whole genome shotgun sequence contains the following coding sequences:
- the LOC135350378 gene encoding proton-coupled zinc antiporter SLC30A9, mitochondrial-like isoform X3, whose translation MNVSTLCRRCTAQLQRIAGTVRKAYAYKVARPISWYSPGQMKFCPVQSQPYQHVNGFSSTSSMYRDEGNLSINPLNISSRTARGHWKNTFISASRAMDNYLLDIEDLEDVTVHILRSAHEDARPMDSYLKSDVEKRALEVWGSWQVLEHELNRRRVVVEEEEARRKGLNTLIAHLKKLQKHQTRKDIEFEMFGGRRERVSLLRGSAKVVLLAIASNFAVFVFKALAYQYSGSAAMLSEAVHSLADMLNQCLLAFGIAQSIRSPDPDHPYGWSRVRYVYSLISGVGIFFLGAGVTCYHGVTGLIQPHVVQNIPLALSVLSASAIVEGLTLWAAVKQVQKSAIETGVSFKDYVLRGRDPSAVAVLMEDSAAVAGVFVAATALCITHWTGNTMYDAIGSISIGGLLGVVALFLIQRNSSALVGRSIPPERLKQLTDFIESDVMIRS comes from the exons ATGAATGTCTCAACATTGTGCCGAAGGTGCACAG CTCAGCTGCAGAGAATAGCAGGAACTGTTCGTAAGGCTTATGCATACAAAGTTGCTAGACCAATCTCATGGTATTCTCCTGGTCAAATGAAGTTCTGTCCAGTACAAAGCCAACCTTATCAACATGTCAATGGATTTAGCAGCACCTCTTCTATGTACCGAGATGAGGGCAATCTCAGCATAAACCCTCTAAATATCA GCTCTAGAACTGCAAGAGGTCACTGGAAAAACACCTTTATATCTGCCTCACGTGCAATGGACAACTACCTTTTAGACATTGA GGACTTGGAAGACGTTACTGTTCACATTCTGAGGAGTGCTCATGAAGACGCTAGACCGATGGACTCTTACCTCAAATCTGATGTTGAGAAAAG AGCATTGGAAGTTTGGGGAAGCTGGCAGGTGCTGGAGCATGAGCTAAATCGACGAAGAGTAGTTGTGGAAGAGGAGGAAGCCAGAAGAAAAGGGCTGAATACACTTATTGCACACCTTAAGAAACTACAGAAGCACCAAACCAGGAAGGACATTGAGTTCGAG ATGTTTGGAGGCCGAAGGGAGAGAGTGTCATTGCTTAGAGGGTCAGCAAAGGTTGTGCTATTGGCTATAGCCAG CAATTTTGCTGTGTTTGTCTTCAAGGCATTGGCGTATCAATACTCTGGCTCGGCTGCTATGCTGTCAGAAGCTGTACACTCTCTTGCAGACATGCTTAATCAG TGTCTGCTGGCTTTTGGCATTGCTCAGTCTATTCGTTCACCTGACCCCGATCATCC GTATGGGTGGTCGAGGGTTCGTTACGTCTATTCTCTCATCAGTGGAGTGGGTATCTTCTTCCTGGGAGCGGGGGTAACCTGTTATCATGGCGTCACAGGCCTTATCCAACCTCATGTGGTGCAAAACATCCCCCTAGCATTGTCGGTTCTCTCAGCATCAGCTATAGTCGAAGGAT TGACACTTTGGGCTGCAGTCAAGCAAGTACAAAAGAGTGCCATTGAAACCGGAGTTAGTTTCAAAGATTATG tgttgagagGTAGGGACCCTTCTGCTGTGGCTGTACTGATGGAGGACAGTGCAGCAGTGGCGGGAGTATTTGTGGCAGCCACTGCCCTGTGTATTACTCACTGGACTGGAAACACAATGTATGATGCTATTGGATCAATCTCCATAGGTG GTCTGCTTGGTGTGGTAGCACTGTTTCTTATTCAAAGGAATAGTAGTGCTTTAGTTGGAAG GTCAATTCCTCCTGAGAGGCTCAAGCAACTTACAGACTTCATTGAAAGTGACGTCATGATTCG GAGCTGA
- the LOC135350378 gene encoding proton-coupled zinc antiporter SLC30A9, mitochondrial-like isoform X1 encodes MNVSTLCRRCTAQLQRIAGTVRKAYAYKVARPISWYSPGQMKFCPVQSQPYQHVNGFSSTSSMYRDEGNLSINPLNISSRTARGHWKNTFISASRAMDNYLLDIEDLEDVTVHILRSAHEDARPMDSYLKSDVEKRALEVWGSWQVLEHELNRRRVVVEEEEARRKGLNTLIAHLKKLQKHQTRKDIEFEMFGGRRERVSLLRGSAKVVLLAIASNFAVFVFKALAYQYSGSAAMLSEAVHSLADMLNQCLLAFGIAQSIRSPDPDHPYGWSRVRYVYSLISGVGIFFLGAGVTCYHGVTGLIQPHVVQNIPLALSVLSASAIVEGLTLWAAVKQVQKSAIETGVSFKDYVLRGRDPSAVAVLMEDSAAVAGVFVAATALCITHWTGNTMYDAIGSISIGGLLGVVALFLIQRNSSALVGRSIPPERLKQLTDFIESDVMIRSIHDVKATDMGADSVRFKAEVNFDGREVARVHINRLNLEAILKEVQGFGTVADVEKFLLEHGEQVIDVLGSEVDRVESEIKKQSPEVRHVDLEIL; translated from the exons ATGAATGTCTCAACATTGTGCCGAAGGTGCACAG CTCAGCTGCAGAGAATAGCAGGAACTGTTCGTAAGGCTTATGCATACAAAGTTGCTAGACCAATCTCATGGTATTCTCCTGGTCAAATGAAGTTCTGTCCAGTACAAAGCCAACCTTATCAACATGTCAATGGATTTAGCAGCACCTCTTCTATGTACCGAGATGAGGGCAATCTCAGCATAAACCCTCTAAATATCA GCTCTAGAACTGCAAGAGGTCACTGGAAAAACACCTTTATATCTGCCTCACGTGCAATGGACAACTACCTTTTAGACATTGA GGACTTGGAAGACGTTACTGTTCACATTCTGAGGAGTGCTCATGAAGACGCTAGACCGATGGACTCTTACCTCAAATCTGATGTTGAGAAAAG AGCATTGGAAGTTTGGGGAAGCTGGCAGGTGCTGGAGCATGAGCTAAATCGACGAAGAGTAGTTGTGGAAGAGGAGGAAGCCAGAAGAAAAGGGCTGAATACACTTATTGCACACCTTAAGAAACTACAGAAGCACCAAACCAGGAAGGACATTGAGTTCGAG ATGTTTGGAGGCCGAAGGGAGAGAGTGTCATTGCTTAGAGGGTCAGCAAAGGTTGTGCTATTGGCTATAGCCAG CAATTTTGCTGTGTTTGTCTTCAAGGCATTGGCGTATCAATACTCTGGCTCGGCTGCTATGCTGTCAGAAGCTGTACACTCTCTTGCAGACATGCTTAATCAG TGTCTGCTGGCTTTTGGCATTGCTCAGTCTATTCGTTCACCTGACCCCGATCATCC GTATGGGTGGTCGAGGGTTCGTTACGTCTATTCTCTCATCAGTGGAGTGGGTATCTTCTTCCTGGGAGCGGGGGTAACCTGTTATCATGGCGTCACAGGCCTTATCCAACCTCATGTGGTGCAAAACATCCCCCTAGCATTGTCGGTTCTCTCAGCATCAGCTATAGTCGAAGGAT TGACACTTTGGGCTGCAGTCAAGCAAGTACAAAAGAGTGCCATTGAAACCGGAGTTAGTTTCAAAGATTATG tgttgagagGTAGGGACCCTTCTGCTGTGGCTGTACTGATGGAGGACAGTGCAGCAGTGGCGGGAGTATTTGTGGCAGCCACTGCCCTGTGTATTACTCACTGGACTGGAAACACAATGTATGATGCTATTGGATCAATCTCCATAGGTG GTCTGCTTGGTGTGGTAGCACTGTTTCTTATTCAAAGGAATAGTAGTGCTTTAGTTGGAAG GTCAATTCCTCCTGAGAGGCTCAAGCAACTTACAGACTTCATTGAAAGTGACGTCATGATTCG GTCAATCCACGATGTCAAAGCTACAGACATGg GAGCTGATTCTGTGAGATTTAAGGCAGAGGTAAACTTTGACGGTAGAGAAGTTGCTCGGGTCCATATCAACCGTTTGAACTTGGAGGCAATTCTCAAG GAGGTACAAGGGTTCGGCACAGTAGCGGATGTGGAAAAGTTCCTACTTGAACACGGCGAGCAAGTTATTGATGTGCTTGGATCTGAAGTGGACAGAGTTGAATCAGAAATAAAG AAACAATCTCCAGAGGTGCGGCATGTTGACCTTGAAATTCTTTAA
- the LOC135350378 gene encoding proton-coupled zinc antiporter SLC30A9, mitochondrial-like isoform X2, which yields MSQHCAEGAQLQRIAGTVRKAYAYKVARPISWYSPGQMKFCPVQSQPYQHVNGFSSTSSMYRDEGNLSINPLNISSRTARGHWKNTFISASRAMDNYLLDIEDLEDVTVHILRSAHEDARPMDSYLKSDVEKRALEVWGSWQVLEHELNRRRVVVEEEEARRKGLNTLIAHLKKLQKHQTRKDIEFEMFGGRRERVSLLRGSAKVVLLAIASNFAVFVFKALAYQYSGSAAMLSEAVHSLADMLNQCLLAFGIAQSIRSPDPDHPYGWSRVRYVYSLISGVGIFFLGAGVTCYHGVTGLIQPHVVQNIPLALSVLSASAIVEGLTLWAAVKQVQKSAIETGVSFKDYVLRGRDPSAVAVLMEDSAAVAGVFVAATALCITHWTGNTMYDAIGSISIGGLLGVVALFLIQRNSSALVGRSIPPERLKQLTDFIESDVMIRSIHDVKATDMGADSVRFKAEVNFDGREVARVHINRLNLEAILKEVQGFGTVADVEKFLLEHGEQVIDVLGSEVDRVESEIKKQSPEVRHVDLEIL from the exons ATGTCTCAACATTGTGCCGAAGGTGCACAG CTGCAGAGAATAGCAGGAACTGTTCGTAAGGCTTATGCATACAAAGTTGCTAGACCAATCTCATGGTATTCTCCTGGTCAAATGAAGTTCTGTCCAGTACAAAGCCAACCTTATCAACATGTCAATGGATTTAGCAGCACCTCTTCTATGTACCGAGATGAGGGCAATCTCAGCATAAACCCTCTAAATATCA GCTCTAGAACTGCAAGAGGTCACTGGAAAAACACCTTTATATCTGCCTCACGTGCAATGGACAACTACCTTTTAGACATTGA GGACTTGGAAGACGTTACTGTTCACATTCTGAGGAGTGCTCATGAAGACGCTAGACCGATGGACTCTTACCTCAAATCTGATGTTGAGAAAAG AGCATTGGAAGTTTGGGGAAGCTGGCAGGTGCTGGAGCATGAGCTAAATCGACGAAGAGTAGTTGTGGAAGAGGAGGAAGCCAGAAGAAAAGGGCTGAATACACTTATTGCACACCTTAAGAAACTACAGAAGCACCAAACCAGGAAGGACATTGAGTTCGAG ATGTTTGGAGGCCGAAGGGAGAGAGTGTCATTGCTTAGAGGGTCAGCAAAGGTTGTGCTATTGGCTATAGCCAG CAATTTTGCTGTGTTTGTCTTCAAGGCATTGGCGTATCAATACTCTGGCTCGGCTGCTATGCTGTCAGAAGCTGTACACTCTCTTGCAGACATGCTTAATCAG TGTCTGCTGGCTTTTGGCATTGCTCAGTCTATTCGTTCACCTGACCCCGATCATCC GTATGGGTGGTCGAGGGTTCGTTACGTCTATTCTCTCATCAGTGGAGTGGGTATCTTCTTCCTGGGAGCGGGGGTAACCTGTTATCATGGCGTCACAGGCCTTATCCAACCTCATGTGGTGCAAAACATCCCCCTAGCATTGTCGGTTCTCTCAGCATCAGCTATAGTCGAAGGAT TGACACTTTGGGCTGCAGTCAAGCAAGTACAAAAGAGTGCCATTGAAACCGGAGTTAGTTTCAAAGATTATG tgttgagagGTAGGGACCCTTCTGCTGTGGCTGTACTGATGGAGGACAGTGCAGCAGTGGCGGGAGTATTTGTGGCAGCCACTGCCCTGTGTATTACTCACTGGACTGGAAACACAATGTATGATGCTATTGGATCAATCTCCATAGGTG GTCTGCTTGGTGTGGTAGCACTGTTTCTTATTCAAAGGAATAGTAGTGCTTTAGTTGGAAG GTCAATTCCTCCTGAGAGGCTCAAGCAACTTACAGACTTCATTGAAAGTGACGTCATGATTCG GTCAATCCACGATGTCAAAGCTACAGACATGg GAGCTGATTCTGTGAGATTTAAGGCAGAGGTAAACTTTGACGGTAGAGAAGTTGCTCGGGTCCATATCAACCGTTTGAACTTGGAGGCAATTCTCAAG GAGGTACAAGGGTTCGGCACAGTAGCGGATGTGGAAAAGTTCCTACTTGAACACGGCGAGCAAGTTATTGATGTGCTTGGATCTGAAGTGGACAGAGTTGAATCAGAAATAAAG AAACAATCTCCAGAGGTGCGGCATGTTGACCTTGAAATTCTTTAA
- the LOC135350377 gene encoding uncharacterized protein LOC135350377 isoform X1 encodes MICANVCIERPWFIELFHYHLSLYREMSDRSTIGIERSTNKSESDLEKLIPHLIKDNEQILSLLKTVPQRSLHPSLERFQMYRNALQVYRVARGSEKLPVELKQNLDANRRLKQRIYQIVFEVLHHQEVLIEILVESRFFASNLELRNHEDLVSIMAYDFQSEKFSLRLPTHGIHTLPPEVIQVAESLWAHKVKLGATLSRMRVKQNAKSITQLIPDHSVQRKFEYAEASLCAARVNLLKVKIKDVISRLLRDSVNLVHTKDELLLGMSFYQAKTDLLVFSSDFRPHLYSHQLVAESFLLLQDLSSYYYVDQAIQTSIGGDVIFTECHSGTEVLHAASILGDKGTVKVFSVPCEIVDGLTSKLRNLGLHNVQLISTPFSESCSSDVTLSNVKLVMCALPIAQCSTLVHPVDHVLQEGEHNLSWLSPTCSRSTNLTNTLGDTLTHALQFEQAERIVLLSSIDDDVNPIMRDVFEKNRTFSLYQTGHTVINEEERTVYTSSYTITVLTKKHLEPRRSNAVLSRAVAKGLLDTSCLGDEFITPQKRVPSKKKPKERKTKRSKINALHQGIPLTPSSSEMGVVKK; translated from the exons ATGATATGTGCGAATGTGTGCATTGAGAGGCCCTGGTTCATCGAACTGTTCCATTACCACCTCAGTCTTTACAGGGAAATGAGTGATAGATCTACCATAGGCATAGAAAGATCTACAAACAAAA GCGAGAGTGATTTGGAGAAGCTTATTCCCCACCTAATCAAGGATAATGAGCAGATTCTTTCTCTACTCAAAACTGTACCTCAAAGATCGCTGCATCCAAGCTTGGAGAGGTTTCAGATGTATAGGAATGCACTACAAGTATATAGAGTTGCAAGAGGCAGCGAAAAACTCCCAGTTGAACTTAAGCAAAATTTGGATGCCAATAGAAGACTCAAGCAAAGAATTTATCAGATAGTCTTTGAAGTTTTGCATC ATCAAGAGGTGTTAATTGAGATACTCGTAGAAAGCAGATTCTTTGCAAGCAACTTGGAA CTTCGTAACCATGAAGATCTCGTGTCGATAATGGCTTACGATTTTCAAAGTGAAAAATTTTCCCTAAGACTTCCGACACATGGAATCCATACGCTTCCACCTGAAGTTATCCAAGTGGCTGAATCTTTGTGGGCACACAAAGTGAAGCTGGGAGCTACTCTTTCACGGATGAGAGTCAAGCAGAATGCTAAGTCTATTACCCAATTGATTCCAGACCACAGTGTACAGAGGAAATTTGAGTATGCAGAAGCTTCTCTCTGTGCAGCAAGAGTTAATCTTCTGAAAGTAAAAATTAAAGATGTCATCTCGAGGCTACTGAGAGACAGTGTCAATCTTGTCCACACTAAAGACGAATTATTGCTTGGAATGTCGTTTTATCAGGCCAAAACAGATCTGCTCGTATTTTCAAGTGATTTTCGACCTCACTTATATTCACATCAACTTGTTGCTGAGAGCTTCCTACTTCTTCAG GATCTTTCAAGCTACTATTACGTTGATCAAGCCATACAAACGTCTATTGGTGGTGACGTTATTTTTACAGAATGTCACTCTG GTACTGAGGTACTTCATGCTGCTAGCATATTGGGTGATAAAGGTACAGTAAAAGTTTTTAGTGTGCCTTGTGAGATTGTGGATGGGCTCACTTCCAAGCTTCGAAACCTGGGACTTCACA ATGTGCAATTAATTAGTACCCCTTTCTCAGAATCATGTTCGTCTGATGTGACATTATCCAATGTTAAGCTAGTCATGTGTGCCCTACCTATTGCACAGTGTAGCACCTTGGTGCACCCAGTGGACCATGTACTACAGGAAGGTG AACATAATTTGTCCTGGCTTTCCCCTACATGTAGCCGTTCTACTAACCTGACAAACACTTTGGGAGACACGCTTACACACGCGTTGCAAT TTGAGCAAGCTGAACGCATAGTTCTATTGAGTAGCATTGATGATGATGTGAACCCCATTATGCGAGATGTCTTCGAGAAAAATAGAACATTCAGTCTCTATCAAACAGGCCACACTGTTATAAACGAGGAGGAAAGGACCGTCTACACAAGCAGTTACACCATCACAGTTCTCACCAAAAAG CACTTAGAACCACGCCGTTCAAACGCTGTGCTGAGTAGGGCAGTGGCAAAAGGTCTACTTGACACATCCTGTCTAGGAGACGAGTTCATCACACCCCAAAAACGTGTACCAAGCAAGAAAAAACCAAAGGAGAGAAAGACAAAACGATCTAAGATTAATGCCCTGCATCAAGGCATTCCATTGACCCCCTCATCATCAGAAATGGGAGTTGTCAAGAAGTAA
- the LOC135350377 gene encoding uncharacterized protein LOC135350377 isoform X2 has translation MSDRSTIGIERSTNKSESDLEKLIPHLIKDNEQILSLLKTVPQRSLHPSLERFQMYRNALQVYRVARGSEKLPVELKQNLDANRRLKQRIYQIVFEVLHHQEVLIEILVESRFFASNLELRNHEDLVSIMAYDFQSEKFSLRLPTHGIHTLPPEVIQVAESLWAHKVKLGATLSRMRVKQNAKSITQLIPDHSVQRKFEYAEASLCAARVNLLKVKIKDVISRLLRDSVNLVHTKDELLLGMSFYQAKTDLLVFSSDFRPHLYSHQLVAESFLLLQDLSSYYYVDQAIQTSIGGDVIFTECHSGTEVLHAASILGDKGTVKVFSVPCEIVDGLTSKLRNLGLHNVQLISTPFSESCSSDVTLSNVKLVMCALPIAQCSTLVHPVDHVLQEGEHNLSWLSPTCSRSTNLTNTLGDTLTHALQFEQAERIVLLSSIDDDVNPIMRDVFEKNRTFSLYQTGHTVINEEERTVYTSSYTITVLTKKHLEPRRSNAVLSRAVAKGLLDTSCLGDEFITPQKRVPSKKKPKERKTKRSKINALHQGIPLTPSSSEMGVVKK, from the exons ATGAGTGATAGATCTACCATAGGCATAGAAAGATCTACAAACAAAA GCGAGAGTGATTTGGAGAAGCTTATTCCCCACCTAATCAAGGATAATGAGCAGATTCTTTCTCTACTCAAAACTGTACCTCAAAGATCGCTGCATCCAAGCTTGGAGAGGTTTCAGATGTATAGGAATGCACTACAAGTATATAGAGTTGCAAGAGGCAGCGAAAAACTCCCAGTTGAACTTAAGCAAAATTTGGATGCCAATAGAAGACTCAAGCAAAGAATTTATCAGATAGTCTTTGAAGTTTTGCATC ATCAAGAGGTGTTAATTGAGATACTCGTAGAAAGCAGATTCTTTGCAAGCAACTTGGAA CTTCGTAACCATGAAGATCTCGTGTCGATAATGGCTTACGATTTTCAAAGTGAAAAATTTTCCCTAAGACTTCCGACACATGGAATCCATACGCTTCCACCTGAAGTTATCCAAGTGGCTGAATCTTTGTGGGCACACAAAGTGAAGCTGGGAGCTACTCTTTCACGGATGAGAGTCAAGCAGAATGCTAAGTCTATTACCCAATTGATTCCAGACCACAGTGTACAGAGGAAATTTGAGTATGCAGAAGCTTCTCTCTGTGCAGCAAGAGTTAATCTTCTGAAAGTAAAAATTAAAGATGTCATCTCGAGGCTACTGAGAGACAGTGTCAATCTTGTCCACACTAAAGACGAATTATTGCTTGGAATGTCGTTTTATCAGGCCAAAACAGATCTGCTCGTATTTTCAAGTGATTTTCGACCTCACTTATATTCACATCAACTTGTTGCTGAGAGCTTCCTACTTCTTCAG GATCTTTCAAGCTACTATTACGTTGATCAAGCCATACAAACGTCTATTGGTGGTGACGTTATTTTTACAGAATGTCACTCTG GTACTGAGGTACTTCATGCTGCTAGCATATTGGGTGATAAAGGTACAGTAAAAGTTTTTAGTGTGCCTTGTGAGATTGTGGATGGGCTCACTTCCAAGCTTCGAAACCTGGGACTTCACA ATGTGCAATTAATTAGTACCCCTTTCTCAGAATCATGTTCGTCTGATGTGACATTATCCAATGTTAAGCTAGTCATGTGTGCCCTACCTATTGCACAGTGTAGCACCTTGGTGCACCCAGTGGACCATGTACTACAGGAAGGTG AACATAATTTGTCCTGGCTTTCCCCTACATGTAGCCGTTCTACTAACCTGACAAACACTTTGGGAGACACGCTTACACACGCGTTGCAAT TTGAGCAAGCTGAACGCATAGTTCTATTGAGTAGCATTGATGATGATGTGAACCCCATTATGCGAGATGTCTTCGAGAAAAATAGAACATTCAGTCTCTATCAAACAGGCCACACTGTTATAAACGAGGAGGAAAGGACCGTCTACACAAGCAGTTACACCATCACAGTTCTCACCAAAAAG CACTTAGAACCACGCCGTTCAAACGCTGTGCTGAGTAGGGCAGTGGCAAAAGGTCTACTTGACACATCCTGTCTAGGAGACGAGTTCATCACACCCCAAAAACGTGTACCAAGCAAGAAAAAACCAAAGGAGAGAAAGACAAAACGATCTAAGATTAATGCCCTGCATCAAGGCATTCCATTGACCCCCTCATCATCAGAAATGGGAGTTGTCAAGAAGTAA